GTGAGCGGGTAGTACGCCTCCAGGTACTCCGTCGGGACGGTCTTGAACAGCGGCCACCACGAGTGGCCGTCGAGCCCGTCGCCGCCGGGCCGGGCGGGGATGCCGCCGTAGAGGATTTCGAGGAGTTGGAAGTCGTTCCCGTCGGCGTCGGTGCCCGCGTACACCAGGTTGGGGCTCGTCCCGTAGGAACCCGCGACGGAGAACTGTTCGCCCAGGGCTTTCGAGAACACCTCCTGCAAGAGGTCGAACTGGCGGGCCATCAGCGTCAGTCGGTTCCCCAGGGCGGCGGGGAACTCCGGTTTCAGGACCGTTCCGGAGGGGATAGTGACGTGGATCCGGTCGTAGAAGCCGTCGTTGAACGTCAGCTGCGGATCGAACGCCATGATGAGGAACACCCCCGTGAACATCTTGAACATGTTCTCGTTCAGGAGGAAGTTCACCGTGCCTGGCACCTGCTCGTCCGTCCCGGTCCAGTCGACGTGGATGTCGTCGCCCTCGCGGCGCATCTCCATGTGGAGCTTGATCGGGCCGTTGCCCTGGCCGTCGTCGTCGGCGTAGTCCTCGAAGACGAACGTCTCGCCCTCGGGCAGGAGGTCGCGGATGAGCTGGGTGACGCCGTCGCGGGTGCGGTCGAGGATGGCGTCACACGCGAGGAGATACGTCTCCTTGCCGAACCGCTCACAGAGCTCTTTGATGCGCGTCTCCGCGGCCTTCGTCCCGGCGGCGAGCGCCTTGATGTCCGCCTCTGCGTGGTCGGGGAGTCTAGTGTTGTGTTTGAACGTCTCCAGCAGTTCGGCGTCGAACTCGCCACGCTTGTACAGCTTGGTGGGTGGGAGGCGGATGCCCTCCTCGAAGACGGTGTTGGCGTTGATCGGGATCGACCCCGGCGTCTTCCCGCCGACGTCCATCAGGTTGCCCCACTGGCTCGAGAAGCCGACGAGGTCGCCCTCGAAGAAGACGGGGCGGAGGAGCATCATGTCCGGCAGGTGTGAGACCGCCCCCTCGCACATGTACGGGTCGTTCGTGGCGATCACGTCCCCCTCCTCCAGCTCGTCCCACCCGAACGGGGAGTTGGCGATGATGTCGTCGATGGCGGAGCCGAACTGCCCCATGACCATCCGCCCCTTGCGGTCGGCGATCATCGGGAACTGGTCGGACTGCTCGCGGATGACCGGCGAGATGGCCGTCGTCTCGACGACGCGATCCATCTCGTAGCGGGTGTTCGCGAGCGTGGACTCGACGATGTCGAGCGTCGTCTGATCGATTCGCTCGTGGGCACCCACGAAGTCCGGTTCGGCTTCGGTTTCGGTCTCGGTCTCGGGTTCACTCATTGGGTGTCACCTCGGGTGATCTCGATGCAGCCGAACCGATCGATCTCGGCCACGTGGTCCGGCTGGACGACCACGGTGGCGTCGTCCTCGATGACGACCGCCGGGCCCGCGAGACGGTTGCCCGGCCGCAGTTCCTCGCGGTCGTAAACGGGCGTCTCGTGGAACCCGTCGCCGAAGTAGACCGACTCGGTGGCCAGGTGCGCCGCCGAGGGGTCTTCGCCCCCGAGTTCTTCGGCGGCGAGTTCGACCCCCTGGACCGTCCCCTTCCCGATGACGCGGAGGTTCGCGATCTCGAGGGGCGCGTCGAGCGAGAAGCCGAACTGCCGGTCGTGTCTGTCCTCGAAGTCGCCCTTGATCTCCGCGAGCCCCCTCTCGCCCGTCAGCGCGTCGCGTTCGACGGGGATGGACATCTGGATGTCCTGGCGGTAGTAGCGGCAGTCGGCGTAGTAGTCGAACGTGTGATCCGCGGGGTCGACCCCCTCGTCGCGGAGCCACGCCGCGGCCTCCTCGCGGAGTCCGTCGTACGCGGCGGCGACGTCGCCGCCGGAGACGTCGGTCTCGGTCTCGAGGAACGTCTCGGTGAACTCGTTCTGGACGTCGCTCGTGAGGAAGCCGAACGCCGACATCACGCCCGGACCCGGCGGGATGAGCAACGGATAGGAGCCGATGAGATCCGCGAGCGCGTTGGCGTGCATCGGTCCGGCACCGCCGAAGGCGACGAGACCGAACTCGCGGGGGTCGTAGCCGCGTTCGACGCTCACCACCCGGAGCGCGCTGTACATGTTCTCGTTGACGAGGTCGACGACGGCCTGGGCGGCCGCCTCGACGCTTGACCCACGGTCGGCGGCGACGCGTTCCATCGCGGACCGGGCGGCGTCGCGGTCGAGTTCGAGATCACCGCCGAGCTTCACCGCCTCGGGAATGCGCCCGAGGACGACGTTCGCGTCCGTCACGGTCGGCTGGTCGCCGCCTCTGCCGTACGACGCGGGCCCTGGGTCGGCCCCCGCCGAGTTGGGACCGACGACGAGCGAGCCGTTGATCTGGACGCGGGCGATCGAGCCCCCACCCGCCCCGACCGTGTTGATGTCGACCGACCGTGCCTTGAACTCGCGGTAGCCCACCTTCGTCTCTCGCGACGTCGATGGCGAGCCGCCTTCGACCAGCGACACGTCGGTCGAGGTGCCACCCATGTCTAAGGTGAGGACGTCCGGGATGCCTTTCTTCTCCGCCAGGGTCGCCGCGCCCACCACGCCGCCCGAGGGCCCCGACAGCGCGAGTTCGACGGGTCGCCGTTTCGCCGAGGCCGACGACATCAGCCCCCCGTCCGAGCGGACGAGGTTCATGCTCCCGTGAAAGCCCTCGGCGGCGAGTCGATCGTCCAGCGTGTCGAGATAGCGAATGACCGTCGGGCGGGCGTAGTCGTTGATCACCGTCGTCAGCGTGCGCTCGTACTCGCCGTACTCGGGGACGATCTCCGAAGAGATCGAGACGGGGAGGTCGGGGTATGCGTCGGCGACGACCTCCCGGACCCGTCGTTCGAGAGCAGGGTTCAGATACGAGTTCAACAGCGCCACGGTGAGCGCCTCGACGCCGTTGTCGACGAGTTCGTCCACCGCGGCTTCGACCTCGGCCTCGTCGATTCCTTCCGTGCGTTCGCCCGAGGGGGAGGCGACCCGGCCCGAGATCCCGCGGGTGTCGACCAGATCCGCCAGCGGCGCGGGTTTCTCCATCGCCATCCAGCCGTACAGCGGGCCGGGCGTCCACGCCCGGGCGAGGTGCAGGACGTGTTCATGCCCGTTCGTCACGAGCAGCCCCACGTCCGCACCCGTCTCCTCCAACAGCATGTTCGTCACGACGGTCGTCCCGTGGAAGACGAGATCGAGATCCCCGACGGCGGTGTCCGCCTTCTCCGTCGCCCGCGTCACACCTGTTACGACCCCCTCAGACTGGTTCTCCGGCGTGGAGAGCACCTTCGAGATCGTGAGTTCGCCGGATTCCTCGTCGAAGACGATGACGTCGGTGAACGTTCCCCCGACGTCAACACCGAGATTATGTGTCACCTGTAAACACTCCACGCGTTACTGGAGGGGCGGGGGGCCTAACTGTTGCCCTCCCCCTGTTGGCCGGGCACGCGCCGAACGGGCGGCTCAGACCTCGTCCGCGAGCGACACCGCGTCGTCGAGTTCCATCGGCCCCTCGTCGGCGAGTCGGGCGACGAGTCGCTCGACGCGCTCGTCCGTAACCTCCGCCCCCGCCCGGTCGAGGAGTCGGCGGGCACCGCCGCGGCCGGTCTCGGGACCGAACACGAGGGTTCGGGACCCGCCGAAGCGCGTCGGATCGTACGGCTCCATCGAACTCGGCGCTTCGAGCATGGCGGCGACGTGGATGCCCGACTCGTGTTCGTGGACTTCCTCGCCCAGCACCGCCTTCCGCGGGTCGACCGACTCGCCGAGCGTCGAGAGCACGTCCCGGCAGGCCGGAACCAGTTCCTCGACCGCGAGTCCGAACCCCTCGTCGTAGTCGAGCACGCCCGCGACGACGAGTTCCTCCAGCGCCGTGTTGCCCGCGCGTTCGCCCAGTGAGGCGACCGACACGTCCGCCTTCCCCACCCCGAGTTCGTAAGCGACGAGCGCGTTCGCGGTCGCACAGCCGAGGTCGTCGTGGAGGTGGACGCCGGTACGACCGAGGTCGACCGACTCGCCGACCGATTCGAGGAACGCCCGGAC
This Salinigranum marinum DNA region includes the following protein-coding sequences:
- a CDS encoding hydantoinase B/oxoprolinase family protein, encoding MSEPETETETEAEPDFVGAHERIDQTTLDIVESTLANTRYEMDRVVETTAISPVIREQSDQFPMIADRKGRMVMGQFGSAIDDIIANSPFGWDELEEGDVIATNDPYMCEGAVSHLPDMMLLRPVFFEGDLVGFSSQWGNLMDVGGKTPGSIPINANTVFEEGIRLPPTKLYKRGEFDAELLETFKHNTRLPDHAEADIKALAAGTKAAETRIKELCERFGKETYLLACDAILDRTRDGVTQLIRDLLPEGETFVFEDYADDDGQGNGPIKLHMEMRREGDDIHVDWTGTDEQVPGTVNFLLNENMFKMFTGVFLIMAFDPQLTFNDGFYDRIHVTIPSGTVLKPEFPAALGNRLTLMARQFDLLQEVFSKALGEQFSVAGSYGTSPNLVYAGTDADGNDFQLLEILYGGIPARPGGDGLDGHSWWPLFKTVPTEYLEAYYPLTIDEYSTRTDTGGAGRFRGGHGVRKVYTFEAEGAITFQDDRALTYPYGVDGGAHAQPSRKELVRTDGTREALPSKVENVPVSPGDKLVFETAGGGGLGDPLERDPQTVATEVRRGLISAESARDDYGVVLDEGDLDADATAALREERRAERGELPEFDFGPLPSEAELAAQIEEERREFDARYTS
- a CDS encoding hydantoinase/oxoprolinase family protein; amino-acid sequence: MTHNLGVDVGGTFTDVIVFDEESGELTISKVLSTPENQSEGVVTGVTRATEKADTAVGDLDLVFHGTTVVTNMLLEETGADVGLLVTNGHEHVLHLARAWTPGPLYGWMAMEKPAPLADLVDTRGISGRVASPSGERTEGIDEAEVEAAVDELVDNGVEALTVALLNSYLNPALERRVREVVADAYPDLPVSISSEIVPEYGEYERTLTTVINDYARPTVIRYLDTLDDRLAAEGFHGSMNLVRSDGGLMSSASAKRRPVELALSGPSGGVVGAATLAEKKGIPDVLTLDMGGTSTDVSLVEGGSPSTSRETKVGYREFKARSVDINTVGAGGGSIARVQINGSLVVGPNSAGADPGPASYGRGGDQPTVTDANVVLGRIPEAVKLGGDLELDRDAARSAMERVAADRGSSVEAAAQAVVDLVNENMYSALRVVSVERGYDPREFGLVAFGGAGPMHANALADLIGSYPLLIPPGPGVMSAFGFLTSDVQNEFTETFLETETDVSGGDVAAAYDGLREEAAAWLRDEGVDPADHTFDYYADCRYYRQDIQMSIPVERDALTGERGLAEIKGDFEDRHDRQFGFSLDAPLEIANLRVIGKGTVQGVELAAEELGGEDPSAAHLATESVYFGDGFHETPVYDREELRPGNRLAGPAVVIEDDATVVVQPDHVAEIDRFGCIEITRGDTQ
- a CDS encoding LeuA family protein → MRLQDVTVREGGQMPGRSYGVDDRVTAASALDRLGLDYVQAGFAVTGDPDAAAIDRAASVCDADIVSIARAVPRDVDASLDAGADVVEVFGPLSELHLAHTVGKSRAEMLEAMRAAVDRVREGGATPFLTLVDAFRTPPEVVVDAVAAFDDCAFVSFADTVGNATPRSVRAFLESVGESVDLGRTGVHLHDDLGCATANALVAYELGVGKADVSVASLGERAGNTALEELVVAGVLDYDEGFGLAVEELVPACRDVLSTLGESVDPRKAVLGEEVHEHESGIHVAAMLEAPSSMEPYDPTRFGGSRTLVFGPETGRGGARRLLDRAGAEVTDERVERLVARLADEGPMELDDAVSLADEV